A genomic segment from Kyrpidia tusciae DSM 2912 encodes:
- a CDS encoding PD-(D/E)XK nuclease family protein — MSTRRQIVAGSPFDRSETAPGAGVLWLVPDGAVARAVRDRWLEVADSLGSGRVWTLEEAAASLLSAAGERWIPISRAVRMRMVGRAMARLGAPSGGPALDPLAWPGVRRKAARLIQRLREAEVPPEILEEAAEELPRREAGRVRWLAGLLRAVVEAQAMRAGAADEAEMLGRAAALLGERPLPEWLPGVRRVVVYGFSRLSAAAVRFVAAIRGVEAVEVCLPPVEIPGVRSESGPLQRGGWRLLTRRGFAMQPGGNVLPQGGRRPVAASLAFPDEASQWAGVAGWVADRLAEGLSPRRIAVVTDRPPTPDSALVRALADRGISLAEPVVRPGTAAPLIQYVFSLLELAQGLWSRAALFTVASDVYAPDGRPRHWVLARRVDPRLERAGADGWMAGVRRALEAETDLLPGERRELEDVLIWLAQVRDRVAGMPETGSLSEWADALEGLLEEMEVERALRRRARKAGSEEWAGIRQDLEAYAVLRAMLREWRETDSWVGWPGRCSRGEWARWLREELEGRRLIVRPGQEDGIRVVSPETAWVLDLEAAVVPEVNEGIWPPPEREEGLAEVLYDVLKLRGYEWPRPAELRAQHEENLLRLLATPGIQVALTYVEAEGKLPSRILEQLWRSGQCLPGGGQELESVAGLPQESGDPREAGPPFAHVALWRAWEERMALDRVDGHPFDGPVDDTGPLSGRWRRLAAKAMIEKLREGPEFSPWEGRLSSDFAQTEFGQRFSEDRVYSASMFNDYGTCPFRFLLRRVWKIEVGRGAREPLDALEAGLLYHRVLSGLFREVRDLAESGDGNLWLDIDRALGLLERRWGEEVQALEERLGLKEFPTWSLQRERMRNRIWQWVAYDWSQRRGSGLRPRYFEWAFGGEDDSSDPASSPTPIAVEGLLFQGRVDRIDADAQGRFIVYDYKRTTGGGRHGKAAIAKGIDVQLPLYMEIVRQALYPDGEPLGAAYYGLERPDRQKEGLWRKGADHGLGPRVGLGDEEWQALIDRALDYILEYHGRMRAGDYPVAPGACLERSCEFGHACRKHDVLLLRKGVGSEGEDQSGAETD; from the coding sequence GTGAGTACGAGGAGGCAGATCGTGGCCGGTTCGCCCTTTGATCGGTCGGAGACAGCGCCCGGGGCCGGGGTCCTGTGGTTGGTCCCGGACGGGGCGGTGGCCCGGGCGGTACGGGACCGGTGGTTAGAGGTCGCTGACAGCCTCGGCTCCGGTAGAGTATGGACGTTGGAAGAAGCGGCGGCAAGTCTTCTTTCGGCCGCCGGAGAACGCTGGATTCCCATCTCCAGGGCAGTCCGGATGCGGATGGTGGGCCGGGCCATGGCTCGGCTTGGGGCGCCCAGCGGAGGACCGGCCCTCGATCCCCTCGCTTGGCCGGGTGTCCGGCGCAAGGCGGCGAGGCTCATTCAGCGGCTGCGGGAAGCGGAAGTCCCCCCGGAGATTTTGGAAGAGGCGGCGGAGGAATTGCCCCGGCGGGAGGCGGGCCGGGTGCGCTGGCTGGCCGGGCTGCTTCGGGCGGTGGTGGAGGCCCAGGCAATGCGCGCAGGGGCAGCGGACGAGGCGGAGATGTTGGGACGGGCAGCGGCTCTTCTCGGGGAGCGCCCCCTTCCGGAGTGGCTGCCCGGGGTGAGGCGGGTTGTCGTGTACGGATTTTCCAGACTGAGTGCCGCGGCTGTCCGGTTTGTGGCCGCGATACGAGGCGTTGAGGCAGTGGAGGTCTGTCTCCCCCCCGTCGAGATCCCGGGCGTGCGCAGTGAAAGCGGGCCTTTGCAGCGTGGTGGATGGAGGCTGCTGACCCGCCGGGGTTTTGCCATGCAACCAGGGGGCAATGTGCTGCCTCAAGGCGGCCGTCGCCCAGTGGCGGCAAGTCTTGCTTTCCCCGACGAGGCGAGTCAGTGGGCGGGGGTTGCGGGCTGGGTGGCGGATCGGCTGGCGGAGGGCCTTTCACCCCGGCGGATCGCCGTGGTCACCGACCGGCCGCCGACGCCGGACTCCGCTTTGGTTCGGGCTTTGGCGGATCGGGGGATCTCCCTGGCCGAGCCGGTGGTACGCCCCGGAACGGCGGCTCCGCTGATTCAATATGTGTTCAGTTTATTGGAGTTGGCACAGGGCCTGTGGAGCCGGGCGGCGCTTTTTACCGTGGCGTCCGATGTGTACGCCCCGGACGGACGACCGCGGCACTGGGTGTTGGCCCGGAGGGTGGACCCACGCCTGGAACGCGCGGGGGCCGACGGGTGGATGGCGGGTGTCCGGCGAGCCCTGGAGGCGGAGACCGATCTTTTACCCGGAGAGCGTAGGGAACTGGAGGATGTTCTCATATGGCTCGCACAGGTGCGGGACCGGGTGGCGGGGATGCCGGAGACGGGGTCGTTGTCCGAATGGGCGGACGCCCTGGAAGGCTTGCTGGAAGAGATGGAAGTAGAGCGGGCCCTGCGCCGTCGGGCGCGAAAGGCGGGGTCGGAGGAATGGGCGGGGATACGCCAGGATCTGGAAGCTTATGCCGTGTTGCGGGCCATGCTGCGGGAGTGGCGGGAGACGGACAGTTGGGTGGGATGGCCGGGGAGATGTTCCCGGGGGGAATGGGCGCGTTGGTTGCGGGAAGAGCTGGAGGGCCGGCGGTTGATCGTTCGGCCGGGTCAAGAAGACGGGATCCGGGTGGTGTCCCCGGAGACGGCCTGGGTTTTGGATCTCGAAGCGGCGGTGGTTCCTGAGGTGAACGAAGGGATCTGGCCTCCCCCGGAGCGGGAAGAAGGGTTGGCCGAAGTGCTGTACGATGTTTTGAAACTGCGGGGCTATGAATGGCCCCGGCCGGCAGAACTTCGAGCCCAGCATGAAGAAAACCTGTTGCGTCTCCTGGCAACCCCGGGTATCCAGGTGGCTTTGACTTACGTAGAAGCGGAAGGGAAGCTCCCGTCTCGGATTCTTGAGCAACTGTGGCGGAGTGGGCAATGTCTTCCCGGAGGCGGGCAAGAATTGGAGTCGGTTGCAGGGCTTCCCCAAGAATCCGGAGATCCCAGAGAGGCCGGGCCTCCCTTTGCCCATGTGGCCCTGTGGCGGGCATGGGAGGAGCGCATGGCGCTGGACAGAGTTGACGGCCATCCCTTCGATGGTCCGGTGGATGACACAGGTCCCCTGTCCGGGCGGTGGCGAAGGCTCGCGGCTAAGGCGATGATTGAAAAACTTCGGGAAGGTCCGGAATTTTCCCCGTGGGAAGGCCGGTTGTCCAGTGATTTTGCCCAAACAGAGTTCGGCCAGCGCTTTTCCGAGGACCGAGTTTACAGCGCCTCGATGTTCAACGATTACGGGACATGCCCGTTCCGCTTTTTACTGCGGCGGGTCTGGAAGATCGAAGTGGGGAGGGGGGCCCGGGAACCTTTGGACGCGCTGGAGGCGGGCCTGCTGTATCACCGGGTGCTGAGCGGATTGTTTCGCGAAGTTCGGGATCTGGCAGAATCCGGGGACGGGAACCTGTGGCTGGATATCGACCGGGCGCTGGGGCTGCTGGAGCGACGGTGGGGGGAGGAAGTACAGGCCCTGGAAGAGCGGTTGGGGTTGAAGGAATTCCCGACGTGGTCCCTCCAACGAGAACGGATGAGGAACCGAATTTGGCAATGGGTCGCTTACGACTGGAGCCAGCGCCGGGGATCTGGCCTGCGGCCGAGATATTTTGAATGGGCGTTCGGGGGCGAGGACGATTCGTCCGACCCGGCATCTTCTCCGACCCCCATAGCGGTGGAGGGGCTTTTGTTTCAAGGGCGAGTGGACCGGATTGACGCCGATGCCCAGGGCCGGTTCATCGTTTACGACTACAAACGGACCACCGGCGGCGGGCGGCACGGCAAAGCGGCCATCGCGAAAGGAATCGATGTGCAACTGCCCCTTTATATGGAGATTGTCCGCCAAGCGCTTTACCCGGACGGGGAACCCCTGGGTGCGGCGTATTATGGGCTGGAACGCCCGGATCGTCAAAAGGAAGGCCTCTGGCGGAAAGGGGCGGACCACGGCTTGGGCCCCCGGGTGGGCCTTGGGGACGAGGAGTGGCAGGCGTTGATCGATCGAGCCCTGGACTATATTCTGGAATATCATGGCCGGATGCGGGCAGGCGATTACCCGGTGGCCCCCGGGGCCTGTCTGGAGCGGAGTTGTGAATTCGGGCACGCATGCCGCAAACATGACGTGTTGCTGCTGCGAAAAGGTGTGGGGTCCGAAGGGGAGGATCAGAGCGGTGCTGAGACCGACTGA